The DNA segment GCTCAGCGCCCGTAGGCGCCCGCGGCGGGGCAGTCGAACGGGTCGCCGCCGGCCGAGAGGCCCACGCGGTTGAGGTAGCGGACGACGATGCCGTACGACTCGAGCAGCGAGGTCTCGGTGTAGGGGATCTGGTGCGTCGCGCAGTACTCCTTGGCGATGACCTGGGCCTCGCGCAGGGCGGGGCGGGGCATGTTCGGGAAGAGGTGGTGCTCGACCTGGTAGTTCAGGCCGCCCATGAAGTAGTCGTTGAACCAGTTGCCGCGGATGCTGCGCGAGGTGAGGACCTGGCGGCGCAGGAAGTCGACGCGCGCCTCCTTGGGCAGGATCGGCATGCCCTTGTGGTTCGGGGCGAACGAGGCGCCCATGTAGAGGCCGAAGACGGCCATCTGCACGCCGACGAAGGCGAAGGCCATCCCGAGCGGCAGCGCCCAGAAGACGACGGCGAGGTACAGGCCGACGCGGGCGACGAGCATCGAGATCTCGACCCAGCGCTTGTCGACCTTGCCCTTGCCGAACACGGTGCGGAAGCCGTGCAGGTGCAGGTTGATGCCCTCGAGCAGCAGCAGCGGGAAGAAGGCGTAGCCCTGACGGCGGGTGAGCCAGGCGTAGGCGCCGCGCGAGCGGGCCGCGTCCTCCGGGGTGAACGACACGACGTCGCGGACGATGTCCGGGTCCTTGCCGAGCACGTTCGGGTTGGCGTGGTGGCGGCTGTGCTTGTTCATCCACCAGGAGTAGCTGATGCCGACGACGAGATTCGCGAGCGTGCGGCCGGCGACGTCGTTGGCCTTGCCGGACTCGAACACCTGGCGGTGCGAGGCCTCGTGCGCGAGGAAGGCGAACTGGGTGAGGACGATGCCCAGCGCGGCGGCGAGCAGCAGCTGGAACCAGGAGTCGCCCAGCAGGACGAAGCCGGTGACGATGCCGCCGAGGGCGAGCGTCAGCACGGAGAAGAGGATGTAGTAGAAGCCGCGGCGGCGGCGGAGGAGCCCGGCGTCGCGCACGGTGCTCAGCAGACCGGAGTACTCGGTCGTCGGGTTCGTGTTGCCCTCGCCGCGGGGGCGGGTGCGGATCACGCGGGGGGAGGCCTGGACCCGGGGGGAGGTCTCGACCCGGGGGGCGGTGGGGACGTTTCCGTCGGTCAGTGCGGTGGGGGTGCTCATCGGCGCCTCGCTCGTTCGGGGTGGCCGTCCTCGTCGACGGCCGCTCGGTGAGCGATCCCCGGGAGGTCCGGGTCCGCTCATGGTGTTCACCGCGTCGGTAGGGGCCGGACGAGGCTGCGGCCAACCGGGTTCCGGGGCGACCGAGGTCAACACTATGGGGTGCCGCGCGGCCCCGCATCAGGGCGATTGCCAGTCTTCGAGAGGCATGCCGGAGGGGGTATGCGATGAGGAGAACTCCGGGCCGACCAGGCGATCGTCGGCCCGGAGCTCTCCGCCCGGTCAGGAGCCGATCGAGTCCTGCGGACGGCCCGACTTGAGGGCGGCGAGGCGCGCCTCGACCTCGGTCATCTCGCCGAGGTCCTCGAGCGATTCGAACTGCGCGTCCAGGCTCGAGGAGGCGAGCTCCTCGGCGCCGCGGACGCGGGCCTCCTCACGGCGGATCTTCTGCTCGAACCGGCTGACCTCGCTGGTCGGGTCCATGATGTCGATGCTCTTGATCGCGTCCTGGACCTGCGACTGGGCCTCGACGGTCTTCGAGCGCGCGATCAGCTCGTCGCGCTTGGACGAGAGCTGGTTGAGCTTCTCGCGCATCTGGTTGAGGCCCGACTTGAGCTTGTCGACGACCTCGGTCTGCGAGGCGATGGTCGGCTCGGCGTCCTTCGCCTCCTTCTCCGACTGGATCTGGCGGGTCAGGGCGACCTTGGCGAGCGCGTCGAACTTGTCGGCGTCGCCGGCGTTGCCGGAGCTGCGCAGCTCGTCGGCCTTGCGGCTCGCGGCGAGCGCCTTGCCGCCCCACTCGTCGGCGTTCTGGACGTCCTCGCGGTAGTCGTCCTCGAGCAGGCGCAGGTTGCCGATGGTCTGCGCGATGGCGGCCTCGGCGTCGCGGATGCTGTCGGTGTAGTCGCGCACCATCTGGTCGAGCATCTTCTGCGGGTCCTCGGCCTGATCGAGGAGCGCGTTGATGTTGGCCTTCGCGAGCTGCGCGATGCGGCCGAAGATCGACTGTTTCTGGGCCATGCTGTCTCTCCTTGGGTGAGGTGCTTGCGGGCGGGGGCCGAGCGGATGCGGGCCCGGGGTCTGTGAGCGGGGGTCGTCGGATCGAGCGGGTGGTCCGGAGCGGGTCAGAAGCGTCCGCCGCCGCCGCGACGGCCTCCACCGCCGCCGCCGCCGAAGCCGCCTCCGGAGGAGCGACGGGAGCCGCCGCCGCCGAAGCCGCCACCGCCCCCGAAGCCACCGCCGCCGAAGCCGCCGGAGCGGTAGCCGGAGCGCCGGCCGCCGCCGCCGCCGAGGAGCGACTCGACGAGGATGCCGCCGAGGAAGGCGCCGGTGGTGTTGCCGCCGTAGCCGCCGCCGAGGCCGGGGGCGGAGTAGGCGCTCGCGTCGGAGCGGGCGGCCTGGAGCGCCTGCTGCGCGAGGGCGGAGGCGCGCTGGGCGGAGGCGAGCGCCTCGGCCGGGTCGGTGGCCGCGATCTGCGCGGCGTACTCCGCCGAGCGCGCGGCCTCGGCGACGCGGGTGCGCGCCTGCGAGCCGACCGCTCCGCGCCGGGCGGCGATGAAGTCCTCCGCGGCGGACACACGGCTGCGGGCGGCGCCGATCTCGGCGGCGAGGGCGGCCCGCTGGCGCTC comes from the Rathayibacter festucae DSM 15932 genome and includes:
- a CDS encoding fatty acid desaturase family protein, with translation MSTPTALTDGNVPTAPRVETSPRVQASPRVIRTRPRGEGNTNPTTEYSGLLSTVRDAGLLRRRRGFYYILFSVLTLALGGIVTGFVLLGDSWFQLLLAAALGIVLTQFAFLAHEASHRQVFESGKANDVAGRTLANLVVGISYSWWMNKHSRHHANPNVLGKDPDIVRDVVSFTPEDAARSRGAYAWLTRRQGYAFFPLLLLEGINLHLHGFRTVFGKGKVDKRWVEISMLVARVGLYLAVVFWALPLGMAFAFVGVQMAVFGLYMGASFAPNHKGMPILPKEARVDFLRRQVLTSRSIRGNWFNDYFMGGLNYQVEHHLFPNMPRPALREAQVIAKEYCATHQIPYTETSLLESYGIVVRYLNRVGLSAGGDPFDCPAAGAYGR
- a CDS encoding PspA/IM30 family protein, producing the protein MAQKQSIFGRIAQLAKANINALLDQAEDPQKMLDQMVRDYTDSIRDAEAAIAQTIGNLRLLEDDYREDVQNADEWGGKALAASRKADELRSSGNAGDADKFDALAKVALTRQIQSEKEAKDAEPTIASQTEVVDKLKSGLNQMREKLNQLSSKRDELIARSKTVEAQSQVQDAIKSIDIMDPTSEVSRFEQKIRREEARVRGAEELASSSLDAQFESLEDLGEMTEVEARLAALKSGRPQDSIGS